Part of the Mauremys reevesii isolate NIE-2019 linkage group 4, ASM1616193v1, whole genome shotgun sequence genome is shown below.
ATCTTGGTGTGCTGCAATCATTTTCTCTCAAAGATTACTGGATATACAGTTCTACTCATTTAACAAAACCAGCCTCCCTTAACAATAATCCTACAACTGTATTTTGCTGAATGTGCTGTATGTTTTCAATGTTCCTCAATGTTgctgaaaaattgttcttgtatTAACATTTGTGGATAATCGGAAGATATAGGTTTTGTCTTTTTCCACTGAAATCTTATGTTTTAAATAACTCTACATGTTCTTCCAGTATGTCTGAACTGTTTTCATTATACTACAGGATGAAGACAATTAATTGTTACTTGCTGTTACTTTGCTGGAAAGCAATTTGTGGTAATATCTGTGAGCTGTCCAATATCACCATAGCAGTGGAGAAGGAGGAGTGCAGGTTCTGCATTAGTGTGAATGCCACTTGGTGCTCTGGATACTGCTTCACAAGGGTGAGAATCTAAGTTGTCAAAATAATGGACAGGAATTAAATACTCCCCCAAAATTAATATAAACAAGCCAGTCTTCCAGTCTGTAATGAGTCTGTAATGAGTCAGCCAGGGTCCAGTTAAATGTGAAACAGCCTTAAATAACTAATGTGTGTTATGAAGTGGAGCTGTAACTATCACAGCTGTCTTGAAGTACAGAGAGACAGATGAGAAGGTGCTTGGGTCTCCTTAAGTTCCGCATTTATTCATCTGCATACAAAGGTTTCCTAACATTGGattgtgtaaaaaaaagaaaatcaccctTTAATTAATTTGGTTTGAAAGCCACTTATCAACCGTCCTTCCTTCTCTGCATACATAAACATTGTGCATCTCATGGAATATGTTGGTTTATATAGTTCCCTTAATTTTAAAAAGACTTGCATACTCAGGGCCTGCTGAGTGCTCCTTCGCAATACTAAgtgctcctaactcccaatgACATCAGGGCACTCCGCAGCCCAAAGGAGTGCTCCGCATTGTgcaggattgggtattaaagagTCTTTCAGATGCAAGCTGATATGTGgaggcaaattctgctctcggtTACTCTGGCATGTCTCCCATCAATGTCACTGTGTCATTGACAGCAGAATTTTAGCCTTAGTGATTATACCTGAGAGCAACTGAGAGTCTACCGCATTTGGTAACAAAAGACAAATTCAAAAATGTAAACCTTAGTAAATTCTGTAAGGCAATCCAGTATAAAGTTTGACAAGTATTTTGAGCCAAGAATTAGCCTAAATGATTGATTATAAACTGTGTGTTTGTTTTCTCACAGTAAAGATGCTAACAAATCTTTCTTGCGTTATTCAGTGTAATGAGCATACATTTTGAATGTATCATGAACCAGAAATATGGAAAAACATAGATAATAAATATGACCCCAAGCCTTAAAGTTTAGCTCCAGATGGATCTTCCCCTCAGTTTGGAGGATGGTCACGTTTGGTGTCCCAATTATATCCATCACAGAGATGGGACATAATCACAAAGTTTGTACAGCTGAGAAGTTGGTCATATATTGAGGCCAGTCTAGTCTCTGCCTTGTGCCAATTTCTATTTAATACAGGGCTGGAAAAGGATATAATCTGGTGATTGCACTGGAGTTTACATATCCAGTCATTACCAAATAGACATCTGTGCCTTTCATATAAAAGGCACTTTGAGTTCTAAAAACAATAATCATTTAGAGTTACACCATAGTTGCATGTATTTACTACATCGGTTCTTTGAAAGGAGAAAACTGGAAGACTTGGTTGTAATTTTAAGCCTAACACGTCAGTGGGATTCTTTCCACTGAGTTCACTGGGCTTTGGGTGAGATCCTACATGCAGATTCTAGTTTTTACAAACTCTGAGAAACATCAAAGGTCTCAAACTAATTTCAAATCAAATATTTCCTTCCTGTCATTTTTAGGATCCAGTGTATAAGTACCCCCCAGTATCATCAGTTCAGCAAACCTGTACTTTCAAGGAGCTTGTTTATGAAACAGTGAAGATCCCTGGATGTGCTGACCATGCTGAATCATTTTATTCATACCCAGTGGCTACCGAGTGCCATTGTGAGTCATGTGATACTGACAACACTGACTGCACTGTGAGAGGCTTAGGACCAAGCTACTGCTCCTTCAACCAAAACCAAAGCAAAGAATAAGAAGTACTGGAGATGTTAGTTTAGTTTTGGTTTTCTGTTTTAAATATGTAAATGTATTGTATTAAAATGGTACAAAGAGGGCAGGACAGCAAACAAAGAAATTTACATAGTTTAAAACAATTATATTAGCAATATATAAAATGGAGAGCTACAGCTTATATTTGTCTTCAGTGGCTTCCTCTCACATTACAAATCAAGGTCAGTTTCCTTTTGATCAACTTCATTATCCTTCCAACATTTTTGCCCTTATCTCAGCCAACACTCCCTTCCATTCTCTACACACCTCCATTCTGTCTTCCCTCGTGGCTCCATTTGTCTCCTGCTGCTCTCAGCTTTGCATCTTATTCCATGCCATCCCTTTTGCTTCAAACAGCTTCCCACCAACCATGCACCAAGTAGCTTTTATCCCCTCATTCTACTCCCCCTtagaacacatttatttttaaaagccttcCATCATTGATCGCCTGCTCAGCAGTGTCTGCACACCTATTTTTTCACTGTTATCCTGTATATCTTAATTATCTAAGTTAGACTATAAGCCTCTCTGGGCAGGGACcttcatttttaatgttttgtaaaGCATCATGTACATGCTCATTATAGGGATCTAGAAACAAAGACCAAGAGTAATATTTGCAGGTAGGTCTTAGGGTAGGTCCACatagcaattaaacacctgcggctggccctggtcagctgacttgggcttaggctgcagggctgtaaaattcctgtgtagatgttcaggtttgggctggagcccagtctctgtgaccctgcaaggtgggagggtcccagaacatgggctccaacccaagcccaaatgtctacaccaaaATTAAACAGCCCCAGAGCTGAGCCCCGCGAACCCGCATCAGCTGTCTTGGgtcagccacaggtgtttaactgcagtgtagacatatccttagtgacttaggagcctatgtCCCATTCTAAAAAGTGAAAGtcaattgaaagtcaatgggaattaggctcctaagtcacttttgaaaatgggacttcagCTCCTCagtcgcttttgaaaattttacctcatCTTTTCAGAGTCATCATATTTCCCCTTTATTGTGGAATTCTACACAAGAATGAGGGATCTTTCTAacctaggccccaatcctgcaaagacacaCTGCTTAACTTTAGACACACTGTGTATAGTTattcacatatatatatatatatgtctttgGAGGATTGAGACCTAGGTTGTCAAGATCCCTTATTCTTTCATACAGTTCCACACAATTAATGTGATAGCAGATTTTTAGATCTTTACAACAGTTTCATATTCAACAATTGTCTTTTTTGCAGTGATGGTATTAGTTTAGTATTTATTCTATACGGTATATTTCTCAGACTAGTAGAGAAAATGTTTAGTCCATTGTATGTACCAATGGCTATTAATGCTTAAG
Proteins encoded:
- the FSHB gene encoding follitropin subunit beta, translating into MKTINCYLLLLCWKAICGNICELSNITIAVEKEECRFCISVNATWCSGYCFTRDPVYKYPPVSSVQQTCTFKELVYETVKIPGCADHAESFYSYPVATECHCESCDTDNTDCTVRGLGPSYCSFNQNQSKE